In the genome of Stomoxys calcitrans chromosome 4, idStoCalc2.1, whole genome shotgun sequence, the window GTAAAAGATCCGCTGAGCCGAAATTAATGTTCTGTAAGTCAAATTTACCCAGGTAGtgtaccaagatatattcatttacaggtagcggcagttgcccaaaaacaaaatattgagtgcactatctgcaaaatcagtgattagtgcaactctgattttgtgtatgtaactagttcgcACCAGTTTTGTTTCACACTTATCACAGTTTATGGTAAAACACATttcacgttttatttttttaacttaatttaCAGGAAGCATACCGCAAAGGGCTGAGAACATTTTTTCTGGCGGAGTACAGTATCTGTCGACGAGTTTTCATAACGTTCGGTAGTGTGCAAGATAGTTGGCTCACTCGCCCATCTGATGGAATTATCCAACTCTAGACTTGTATCCAAATCCCATTAGAGCGCCAAATGCTTGGTTTGGATTTTAAATTTGTTCACATTTTGTtcctttttcacattttaattgttCTAACTTATAATTTACACGTTTATAATTTTAAACCTTTTaatcttgtggctgctacacatgATAGTGCAAATAAAAACTCCACATAAAATCGAACGTTATGAAAGTCGATAACATATAGCTTACTCCGTGAGAAAAATTTGTACTCAAGGCGGAttaaaaaaggtggtctcacgcgaacagccgttaacagctggccaggtttaacgatattaagatgacagatttttgtttgcattctctttttttgttaaattctttCTCATATATTCTCTTTGTTTGTGTTGGCAAaatgtcgatcagcttgatggcggattgcaccatatgatttgtggttgttgtactaATGACCACtcttaattgtttcgccatgtactcagctgtttgcggtACATGAATTTATCTGTAAATGATTTTAtaatggcgaaacaattacagGTGGTcttatttgtacaacaaccacaaaccaTATGGCGCAATCCGCCATGTCATCATCAAGCCATCATTTCAAAATAACATTTttctcaacacaaccaaagaaacttgcGCTCGTGTGTGTGCAGGcaaaatgagagaaagagaaacacaaacaaagagaatggcaggattcactaatagaaggttaggtcacatgcaaaaacataaagtggataggccccataaacatcattaaggatgtcaaatctgacgattgaaaatgtcatcatataggagaaaacgtaaacaaagaatgaatgtaaaaagagaacaagttgacatcctcaatgccaagtaccaggattcactaatagaaggttaggtcacatgtaaaaacataaagtggataggccccataaacatcattaaggatgtcaaatctgacgattgaaaatgtcatcatataggagaaaacgtaaacaaagaatgaatgtaaaaagagaacaagttgacatcctcaatgccaagtactgccaaatattaaaaaaaaagtatatcggctgatcgcttggcttaaccttattcagtgaatcctggccaagtactgtcaaatattaaaaaaaagtatatcagctgatcgcttggcttaaccttattcagtgaatcctgagagAATGGAGAATATTCCAAATTGGGTCGTTTGCTGTGAATGTAAACACAGAATTTACATCTAAAGGCTGGTACTgtattcgtttttcacagttgaaaacacatatttttcacggcttcttttttgaaacactgcaAAAATCCcaatgaaaacataatacttttaagaaaaaattttcataagtaatgagggaatgcaatcagcaagttttattgcttcaaaatcgattatctaaaaaaagtaatcacaaaAAAATGTTGCGAAAAACGACCATAGCACCAGACATAAAGCTGAGTATTCCGTTCAGCTTTTCAGtcggaatgctgtcaaattcCATATAATAAAAACATCGGTAAAAAGCTGGAGGAAAACAGGTGATAAAatagtagtactctgtttatagtgaggaaaatggaaaaaagaaattttagtggcaacgcttgCCATCATTGTcggcataatttttgttttattggtttgaaTGGGtcgtttttcctttttgttaatttaattatttgcgaaaaaaaataataaaaacattagtgcagataaaaaacatcttttggtatgaaaataaaaacgaaacataACTGTCAAATTCCTCGTGCAACAATTagatagaataccaacccttaataCCGCCAGACTTGCCGGCTGCTTttagctgttcgcgtgagatcaGCTTATGAATCCACCCTAGGCAAATTTATACAAGGTAAAGTCATTAGCCcagttgatgaaattttataattcCACAATTGTATGCAAATcccactagaacgtcaaataatttgtttggattttaaagtttttttacatttggtttcttttttcacatttttatcgTTTGAATTCATAATTTACACCTTCATAATCATAAATCTTTTGATCTTGTGGCTGCTTCACATGATAATggaaataaaaactagaatgtcaattaggAAGTGTCAGAATTGTATTGGGAACTGGAAGTGTCCAGTTCCCAATACAATTCGCCACAGAATTGTATAGTTGATTATTTGTTGTTTGGCTAATGACTTGACCTTGTATAACTTTGCCTAGAATTCCCCTTGTGAATTTACAACTCTGAAATTAGAAAACTCTATCAGCTGGGCGAAGAGTGGCAGCTCTTTGCAGACTCGCTTAGACaaatttaagtccattgtgacaccacaCCAGCGACAGACCAAAGCTAATGGCGGGAATCGAATCCAAGACCCCTGCACTGCTTATCCAAGCAcgttaccaactcggctaccagggcGCCCTGCCGTAAATGGTTAGAGTTGAGGTGTTAATGAGGTCATATGCCCTAGTACCTatgttgtccgggcgccttttggccgCCCCTAAATGGGTCACTTCGGCATTTCTAAAATTTGTTCGGggtgccaaatcttcatttgtggtccgatttccaaaaatcAAATATCGCTACTTAAAAATCTGCTTGAGGTCGAcatagtctatatggcagttaagcttccattagacgataagacatgtcatatgtaatttcaaaaacagCTCCtctacacatcgtgtgatagtacaaaaaatttaatacgacaaatgaaatttggaataaatatgTATCTTTTTCGGTTAAATCGTATTTTTTGAACTCCTAGATATGACCTGTGGCCAAATGGCGCTTGCATTAGTGCAATTTTGCtgacgttctcgccaggattcaaacctaaATATTATCTTCGCTTTTCCTAACTCAATAAACATATTTAGTTAAATTTATTCTTTGcacattatttttattaattcacCAACAAGACGAACATTTATGCTATTTCCCAGTAAACGGTATTTCTGACGATTTGATGTTTCGAGCGGGAAATTGAAAGTTTCGGGAAAACTCATCAATCTTGAAACTTCCCGAGGTGAGAAATATCTCAGCCTCAACCTTTGTAAAAGTTCCCAATTTGCCGCATCTTCACAATTGTCACTGTATTCtagttttttttagatttgCAAATATTGTTTTCATTTCATCCAAACTCAAGGGACAATAAATTGATCCTGTTCCCTCACTATAGTGGGTATACGCTTTGGTAAAACACATGGTATTTGTTGCATGGCGGGTAACAATGTCTAGCAGCCATACCCTTTTTTTAAGTACTTTTTCATCCAAAAGATATTCAGAACATAATGTATCTTCCATAagcaaatcgcttaaatttgTGGCCTCATATGTCATTTGTGATTCTGTCGAAAGACAAGTCCATATTTTACCAGCTGGAAATGAGAAATCTTTCCTCCTTCTTGCTATGCAATAATAACGATGCCTTGTATTTGGAATTCCTATTTGTGTGGGAGTCAATATGAACTCTCGGAAGTAGAAGCCTGATTTCTCCAGTGCTTCAATATACTTTTCTCTGGCTGTGGACTCCTCAAAACCTTTAACGTTTTCcataagaatatattgtacatcGGTACACTTAGGCAGCAACTCGCATATGTGATTAAGAGCATCTGAACGTTTGTCTTCGACATCACGTTTTTGACCAACACGTGTGTGAGGTTGACATGGTGGTGACATTAAGATGGTATTAACTCCAAGTTTTTGCAAAGTCTTTACGCTAAGTTTTTGAATGTTGTTGTTCATCACAGGAGTGTTTGGGTGATTGTAGAAATATACATTGTTCGCCACCGTGTTTATGTCCATTGCAGCACAAATGTGTCCTTTAAGCTTGGAGCCTGTATTATAATATATATCAAAACTGATATCTATACATAGCTCAATTTTCCAACTTACATTCAAAAGCATAGTGCATTCCTCCAATTCCGCTGAAAAGTTCCAAAATATGTAATTCCATTTTTATTACAATCAACTAAACAAAATTGGATTTGCTATATAAAGTAAATAGAAAACATATGACTATTTCTAAATTAGTGCGAACGTATCGTCGCGTATTCTGAAGGGTACTTAAATTAGGTCTTTTCGCGTaattttcaagtaaaaatttgcaggagagtaaaggctggtactatattcatttttcacagttgaacacagaaatttttcatggttacttttttgaaatactaaaaaattttcaatgaaaaaatattacttatgtcctactgaatgaaatcagcaagttttttgcttgaaaatatattatctaaaataagtaatcacgaaaaaatgtcGCGAAAAACGAACGTAGTCCCAGCCATAAGGAAAATTGtaacctttttttttatttgaacaaAACAGATGGTTTTCAAAATTCTGCTAGAAAAATACCTTCAGTAGCAATTTGCAAGATCTTAATTATCAAAATCtcaaagtacgcgaacgacttccagttcGAACACTCTTATTATCACTAAAAGACAGTCCGTGAGGAGGTGGAACATTCTGAGAGTTTGATAATTGAGAACCTGCAACTCCCTGCTGGAGAAGCTTCAGTTGTTTTCTTCAAATAAATAACTAagggctggtactatattcgcttttctgGTTATTTTTCGcctattactttttttttagataatagactTTAGACAAAACagcttgctgatttcattccgTACGATATTtcctcattacttatggtaaaattttaaaaaaatttttattttatcattgttgtTTGTGCAGTGtggtttcaacggtgaaaaacgaatatattACCAGTACCAGGTTGATTTTACTTTTGCTAATTTTTACTGGACAACTACGCATAACTATGcagttaaaaatatatttaatataaagTATTATGTTCATTACGTTGTGTTACGTTCGTTACTTTCATTAAATGGATACTGAATAAGCACGATTTTAAGTAACCAACAACAATATAAAAACAACGAACGACGCAGGCAAATGTCATCCATTTCTGCTAAGAagctaaaagtgaaaatctggagatcttgcgccaaaattcagaaaatctAAAGAACTTCACAAATATTTGCCTTTATTTTTCTAAAACTGGAAGGGGACAACAGAAAAATAGCTTGGAAGTTTGAGGTTTTAAGAAAAGTGATAGAATTATAAAGAAAACTCGAGACATTGTTGTGCGTGAAATAGATTGTGTgtggtgtatgtatgtatataagcaGCGACGACGACGGCCGCGATACACGGAAACGGAGGAAAATCATATTGAtagaaataaactttaaatttcACCAAGAAAAAAGTTACTTTTTTGGGGAAATGTTCAATAATTTGTTGCAAAAGTGGCGTTTGTAAGCGATAATTTAAGTTTTGAACGTTATTTTCTTCAGAAAATGCAGGTAAGTCGATATGGAAATTGTGAAGGAGGAGGCGATATCGGATCCGCTCATTTTTTGTTACTTCGATATTAGTCTGAGTGTGATTTGTCTTCAAGGAGGCTCATTTTACTCTGACATAACCCCTCTGTATAACAAGCTTTTCTTGcaatcaagaagtcaacataatcatatttttcccaatttcagcaagtGGACGATCCTCCCTATTTACAAGTGGGCACGGAAGTAAGTGCCAAATATAAGGGCGCCTTTTGTGAGGCCAAAGTTAGCGAAGTTGTGCGCAACATCAAAGTCAAAGTAGCCTACAAGCAGGGACTGGGCTCTGGTGTGGTTTCTGATGATGATATAAAGGCAGCCCCAGGCCAGCTCAGGGTGGGGGCTGTTGTTGAAGTCCGCCACCCAGATCGCAAAGATTATGTTGAAGCAACTGTGACCAAAATCCAGGATTGCTCTCAGTATACTGTGGTGTTCGATGATGGTGACATAACAACCTTGAGGCGTACAGCATTATGTTTAAAAAGTGGTCGTCATTTTAATGAGAGCGAAACTTTGGATCAGCTGCCACTTACACACCCTGAACATTTTGGCAATCCAGTAGTTGGAGGGCGCCGTGGTCGCAGGCGGGGACACATGAACGATGACAGTTCAGACGAAGACGACGAAAGCGATGCTAAAGAGGTTGTCAATGAAAAAGAAGAACATATCGGCAAAGTTGTCTGCGTCGAGACAGAGTCGAAGAAGAAGGATAAGGAAAAATGGTTTCCTGGTTTGGTGGTAGCACCTACAGCTCAAGCTACAGTGCGCATCCGTGTTAAAGATGAGTATTTGGTGCGTTCTTTTAAAGACGGACGCTACTATACAGTGCCTAAAAAAGAAGCCA includes:
- the LOC106085525 gene encoding LOW QUALITY PROTEIN: tRNA (cytosine(38)-C(5))-methyltransferase (The sequence of the model RefSeq protein was modified relative to this genomic sequence to represent the inferred CDS: deleted 1 base in 1 codon), with product MELHILELFSGIGGMHYAFECSKLKGHICAAMDINTVANNVYFYNHPNTPVMNNNIQKLSVKTLQKLGVNTILMSPPCQPHTRVGQKRDVEDKRSDALNHICELLPKCTDVQYILMENVKGFEESTAREKYIEALEKSGFYFREFILTPTQIGIPNTRHRYYCIARRRKDFSFPAGKIWTCLSTESQMTYEATNLSDLLMEDTLCSEYLLDEKVLKKRVWLLDIVTRHATNTMCFTKAYTHYSEGTGSIYCPLSLDEMKTIFANLKKTEYSDNCEDAANWELLQRLRLRYFSPREVSRLMSFPETFNFPLETSNRQKYRLLGNSINVRLVGELIKIMCKE